DNA sequence from the Salvia splendens isolate huo1 chromosome 19, SspV2, whole genome shotgun sequence genome:
AGTCATTATTTTAGCGTCTATCTCCTCATCACTAAGCTCTTGAGTGTTGAATAACTTGCATTCACTAAGTTCTTCAAGCTCAACTTGTTCTTCAATTGAGGGCAATAGATAAATAGCTTGCAAAAACTCGGCTTCAAGAAAGTCGGGACCTTTAAACTCTTTGATCAACTTCTCACCTTGGCCATTTTCCAACTTACTATTGATAATGATTGGAAGAGTCTCATTTATCCCCAAGTAGACAAACTTGAGGTTGTCGGGTGGCTTCAACTCCAATTTTAGTGGTTGAACTTCCGATGGCACCAATTCCTCCTCTGCCCTCAAACTGGGCAGTTTGCCTGGATCGGGCAGCTTGCTGGCAGACTTTGCATGCTCCAATTTGTTGCACCCCTTCATGATGGCCGCTTCTGGTCTCAAATGCATGGGTGTAGGCCCATCGGGTTGAATGATGATGTTCACTTCAATCTCCTCATCGCTATCCTCTTAAACTTCAAACCAAGCTGTCTCCTGACCTGGGAAGTGTGCTGCACTGGGCAATCTGGGCCCCTGTTCCAATGTTTCCCTCGGTCCGCTGTTTGAGTTATTGTTGAATGAAGCTTTCAACTCTTTCCTGGACCTAAGAGTAATCTGATTAAGGGTCTCCTTCCATGGTGGGTGTACTTGAGCCAGAATTCCTCCACCATTTCCATGCATATCATCGATGGAAGTCGCCAATTGTGACATTTGGCGTGCAAGATGATCAAGACTAATCATTTGCTCATATTGTTCCTCTTGCATCTCATGCACCACATTGTAATTGGCTTGCAAATTGTTTTGCATGAGTTGTTGGGATGTGATTAGATCCTCCATAATTTCTTCTAAGCACTTGTGCGGCATTGGCGGATGATTTGATTGATATTGGCCGAATTCTTATGGCTGGAAACACGAAGGGAATTCCTCTTGATCAGGAGGCCAATAAACATGATTTCCTTCTGACCCTTGGAAAGCTTGGTGGTGTACTTGTGGTGGTGGACCTTGATATTGTTGATTCGGATTGGTCCATTCAAAATAGGAGTATCACCCCATCCGAGATCATATGGGTCTGAGAAATAATCCATGATGCCCTTTAATGGTGCACCACTCTTGTCATTGCCTCTTGAATTGGTTTCCTTGTCGGTTCACTCCGAACCTTCTGACTCTTTAAACTGGACAGTCTGGTGAACTGGGCAAGTACATGGACTGGCCAGGCCAGAAAGCCTAGCTTCAGCTTGTTTTGTCAAACGTGCGTCCTTGTGCAACCTCTTCGTCGTTTTCTCGATTTCAATATCGACCAGCAGCCTTGGAGAAGAGGACCCgctcataaactaaaaataaaataaagagaaaaaaagaaaaacaacaacaaaaaaaaaacaagtcaAAAACTATATACAATAAATGTAGGAATACATAACAAGACAACAACACcgttccccggcaacggcgccatatGAGAGGAAGGAATTTTGCACACGTGTCGTAGGCATGTGTCCCTTCCTATTCAACAATATTTATAAGTTCTCActttccaaaatactattaattagcataTGGTAAGTTAGGGTGTCGAACCCACGAGGAATGGTAGCATCCGTTATGTACTTTCACACTTAGAAAGGTTTTGGTGATGCCGCCACGCTTTAAATTAGGGGTGGGAACTGAACTACGAAATATAAACAACACTTAAGCTAAGGTGGGAACTAAAAGTGCAAATAAAATGCAATTAGAAGAAAGCATTTAAACTGGAACGCAGACTGGGCAAGTTGACAAACTGGCCAAGTTGACAGAAATAAAAGCAGCAGCGCGAGTAATTAACACTTGGTGAAAATAAGAACATTTCGGAAATGAAAATAGAGCAGCAACTTGCATGAACATTCCTAACTTTAGAAAGCAAAAGAAACTAAGTTAAAAGACTAAGGAAATAAACTAAGTGTTAACTACTAAACAAAGTCTAGAAACTAGGATTGTGACTCTTAAAAGTGGCTAAACTaattaactcctaaaagctaAACTAAATCACATGTAAATGGAAGGTGGAGTGCATAACTTAACTAAGCTAAAAGGGCTTTCTAAAGTGAAATGAAAGCATGTACTTGTTGTCTCCCAACTTCTATTACCCAAGGTGTAAAACCATTGGATAAAAACCTACAACTAATGGTCCTTTCACTTAACTTCTAAAAGCTGATATCTCCCCTAAATCAACACCATAAGGCACGAAAATTAAGTGAGAGGAATGACTAATTGGCTTCCACACAACTAACTAAGCAAGAGAAACACAAAATCAACAAGTAAACTAGCTAATCATGCATTGAAAACACCAAATTAAAAGCTGAAACTTAAAGACTCATTGAGGAAGATAAAGAAATCTTAAGAACACTTCAACATGGTGGAAGAACACTCAAGAACCGAGCTCATCAAACTCATGCCAAATCATACGAAAATCACACCCGACGAGGTGCcgaaaacacacaacacatggCTGATTTTTTTGAGACTTTTCTAACTCCTTATCAACGTTTTTTTAACCATAAACTAACTAAGAAAATGCCTGAGAAACTGATTTTAAAAGCTTGAAGAAGTTTTAACTAAACAATAACATGACCAACACTAGAACTAAACAACAAGTTAAAACCGAACATTAAACAAGAGCTAAACTTAAAGCACGTTAAACAAAAACACTTAGAGAAATTACTACTTGAAATGAGCTtttaaaacaagaacaacaacaataacTAAGAGTTAGATTGATGCAAAAGAACTCCAAAAGTTAAGAACAAGCAACTAGAGAAAACAAACTCTACAACTAAATTACTACTTCAACCCATGGTGAACAAAGATTTTGGCAGCCTTGAGTTTGAAATCTCTCTTCTTAAGGAAGAGAGAAAGTttcctagagagagaaatagctaagctaaactaaactaaactaaagtgACAAAGTGATAAGTGGTTCTTGGAAAGTTAAGTACTTTTAATACATATATCCAATAAAAgatattttcctttcttttttactCTCCAAGGGCTGATATGGGCGTGTGTAGCAAGTGTGAGTTGTTCTTGATAAGTGTGTGAAAGTGGCTTTAAGCATTTTCCCGGCGGGTTCAAACTGGCCAGTCCAACAGCTTGGGCAGTTTGAGTCTtcttttccttcttccttcacCCTCTTCCATTTCTTCTCATTTTGCCTTCTTTCTTGCATGCTTTCCTCTTTGTGCCTTCATTAAGTAGCTTCCGAACATAATGATCCATTCCCTGCCAAAATAGCATCTTCTCATGCAAATATTAAACTAATAAGTGCGAAAAGTGATCAAATCCGAGTGACGAAAACTATCCTATCAGgtatatatcaaaaaattaGGTATTTACCGTTAGTCGAGAGCAAGCAATAGATTCCACGGAGAAACCTCCTCTAACTCCTAAAAAGAGAAGCGATATCCCATATTGGGATCATTGCAAAAAAGTAAGAACGAAAATTGGTGATGGCAGTTTAAAAGTTTAAAACTAATTGCGATATGCAACTACTGCATAATTGAAATACCATGTAGCTATGGCAGTACAAGTGGATTGAGAAATCATTtagtaaagagatgcaaatcAAGTCTACTGTATGGATTTGATGGTTGAAGTTTTGTTGATTTGAATATTATTAACAAGATTTGATTGTGACGGAGTTTTAATGTGTTGGACATTATTTAAAtaagtgaaattttattttaaatatttggttATAAAATAGGATTTTTTTTGTATGAACCACAGGTATAATGGTATGCAATACCTtatttcggtataccttatACCGAAATACGATATGGTATACCGCAtaaacggtatggtaacggtatcaaaaattGTAATACCAATTTTCGGTATACtgcattgcggtataccgaaaaatttgGTAAGGTATAGGTATGACATTTTATGATACCGCAATTTAAGGTTCGATATGCGGTATGACATTCTCAGTGCCGCACCACCCCTACATGTGGTCAGTGGTCCACTCTGAATTTATGCGGATGTGCAACAGCTAGCCTTAGTTTGAGAATTCTTTCCGACAATGTTGAAGTCTAATCAGTCCTTTATCGGAGTTTTGTAGAGAAAGTGATGACCTTTTACGAAtgttgcgcagtgcagtcaaaactGTCGCGAATTTGGGCAAAAATTAAAGGAAGTAAAGGAATTATTGCCTTATCAACCCAAATCTCATCTATTCCTAGTAGGATTCAATTCTTACCATGTTTAAACCTTTTCTAAGCATATAAATACTCCATGACCTAATTCATATCAGCTTATAGCCTACAATGCTTCTTCTTCTCTATGCATAAATTCCTTCATCTCATATTTCACACATAATTCCTCTATTATCCATCTTCAATTGGAGCAGAGCTTTTAAGATCCAGTCAAGAAAAGATTGAAGACTTCAAGATTCAAACGACGGGTTTTATGTGTTTTACTTCATGTCTAGTTATTTAATTTACTATTTTACTCCTTGTCGATGTGTAGCTAAACTGTAAAATTCTGGGTGTTTGAAAGTAGAGATTATGTTTATTTAACTCAGTTTTTATAATCCAAAGACTTTATTTATTTCATGCACATTTGTATGATAATGCTTGTAGTTGAGTgatgtactccctccgccctattagaaatgaaatatttgattttcgacacgagattttatgtagtgttgttttgttagttaatgaggagagaattaaagtaagagaaatgaaaagtagagatgatgttgtttccgttttaggaaacatttcatttttaatgagacaatccaaaaaggaaaacgtttcatttttaatgggacagatgaAGTACGATTTAATGGCATGTGGGGAATCGAGAGATTATCCATGTGTTAGACTAGAATTGACGACACTATAGTTAATATTCCCAAAAGGTTAAACCAAAGAGTGATGCATTTAAAAGGGTCTAATCAATCTATTAAGAGTTACAACTAAGATTAACAGCCTTAATGCTAGTAATCGATGTTATCCGGTCAAAGACAGTAATTAGGTGACTCGCCCTAGTAACGCTGTAGTCGTGAGATTGTATGATAAATGGTTACTTAGTAGACTAAATTGTATTCCTTGAATTCCTTTCTTTGCCCGATTTTTATTACTTCCCCGTCCCAGCCTAAGTGACACGAATTTCTTTTTTACACGTGTTTtgggaaaatgataataaatagttagagtgaagaaaaattaaagtaagagagagaataacatAAGTGACGCCAAGAAAGTAATCCAAAGCGTAGTGAAATCCATTTGTGAGTATGATGAATTGACGATATCCAATCATATTCAACAAAAAGAGTGAGAGTAGGGACTGGCCACTTGAAGGAAAAGTTAGATGCAAAAATAGGAAAGCTAGAAATGATCACTTCAGTTGTAGAGAATGTGGGAGTCACACCTCTACCCGAGCCAGTTTGGGGTGCTTGCAGACATCTCGAATTATTGTCAAATGGAAGATCCCGAGTAGATGGGACATATGTCTACAGAAAGATAAGAAGCGCTTCGTGATGAGTTATGCTTTCAAAACTCTCAATCACGCCCATACGAACTATGTTACTACTGAGTTGTGTTTTATCGTCAAACTTGTCGGACTTGTTTCTAGAAGTCCACAATTTTCAACCAAAATTTGGATTTATGTGTTATAAATAACCATATACGATGCTTAAGGTAAATTTCCATTCGTGAACATTGTTAGCTGACCAAATAAAACTTTAGCACTAGTGCAAACAACTAAAGTCATTTACAATCGAACACCCTCGAAACTAATACTCCTAAGTCATtgtataaaatcaaataaaattctgaaatttttaaaataatctcTTTTACATGATTTTGAGTCTTTGACCGAACAGTTTGAATAGTTATCATTTCTATCACACAGTTCACAAATATCAAATGTAGGCGGTGAGAGTCATAACTGGCATGGTAGTTACTCATTAAATACaagtaaaacaacaaaaaaacgaCATATTTGCATAATTCTTTCACCAAACTGCCATCCTCAACAATCAAGCCTTTATATTATCGTAATAATACAAACAATAAAAATACAGACAGTGCTCCAGGAAATCGTGAATATCCTAATTAAACAACTCCATGCATCAGACACATTATGCCATGTCTCATATACCTGATACTATAGCAGGAGTTGTTAAGATCAGATCATCCCCAAAGCCAAACACACtccaagaaataaaaaataaaccaaaaataaCACACATAAGGAAgatcaaaccctaattaatCCTCTTCCTTTTATTCACCACCAAAGCAACGAAATTCTGTTCATCTTCAATATCAGTCCAATTCCACAAAATCCATCTAAGTCCTCGCACGAACTAGAGGCGATGTCATCGGAGAGTGAGGCGACATCATAATCTCGTCCAGCCTCCTGAACGACAAGCTGATCTCGAGCTTGCTCCTCCTTCTGCACGGCTTCCTGCTCTCAGAGTTCTTGTTACTTTGCATAACAAGTTTCGAGATCCTACCGAGAGCCACGCGCATGGTCTCATCGTCCATGTTCGCGAAGCAGACTCTAAACCACCCGGGCTCTGAGCAGTGGAACGACGCGCCAGGAGAGACGTTGATCCTGACGTCGTTAACAATGACGCGCCACAGTTCCATCTCGGCCTCAAACGTGGCCGCCTTAAGCAGCCGCCGCAGGTCCATCCAGCAGTAGAGCCCGGCGCTGCCCTTCAGGATGCCGACCCCCATCTGCGCCAGGCCCTGGCGCAGCGTGCCGCGCCTGGCGCAGAGGCGGGCCGTGCTCTCGGCGAGGAATTTCTCCATAAATTCCTCGTCCGACAGCATGGACGCCACCAGCAGCTGCGTCTGTGTCGAGACGAGGCCGAAGCTCGACATCTTGCGCGCGCAGGTGACGACGGCATCGTTGTACGAGTAGAGGATTCCGACGCGGAACCCGGGGAAGCCGAGGTCCTTGGAGAGGCTGTAGACGATGTGGATGAGTTCCGGGTTGGTGTCTGGGGATTCCTGCAAGATTTCGGCGATGCTGATGAAGCCGGGCTCGTCGAAGACGGTGGCGGAGTAGATCTCGTCGCAGATTAGGTGGATGTTCTTGTCGTTGATGAAGTTTATCGCCATTGATAAAGTTTCTCTGTCGAGCACTGTTCCTAGTGGGTTTGAGGGGTTGTTGAGAAGTAGGCCTTTCACTTTGGTGTTTGTTTCTTGAGCCTTGTTGTATGCTGTTTCGAGGGCGTCACGAGTCATCTTGAAGTCGTTGGAGCTGTCGCAGACAACGGGGATGAGCTCGATGCCCGTGCGCCATGTCAGATCGCGGTCGTTTCTGCATGCCAGAAATATATTAGTCTGGATAATGGCATATATAATGATCCTCGTGTTCGTGAATAAAAGACACATTTTGACTGACACGTGTTTTAATAAATAGTTTGACCTTACGAAGAAAATTAgcaaaaaagttagtagaatatgagcgTAATGAGTTAACAAATGGTTACCCAGGGTAGTATGGAGTGGGCACCAAGAGTGCGTCGCCCGGGTCAGCTAGACAGAAAGCCAGTGTTTCTTGAGTCCCGGTGGCGCCGCCGCTCATTACTATGCGGTCTGGATCGAACCGGACTCTGTTTCCCCTCACTTTCTCCATGAATCTTGCAACAGCCTGCATATAAATTCATGATATTTCAATTTCATAGGTCTTTAATTATATGTATAGTGTTAATGGTAAATAATgtgacattaattaattaattacaattCTAAATTCTGGCAAGCCATGATAATCTTGATAAATAGCTATGTCCTTGAATCGGCTCGCCCCTTCTGGAGTGCAAATGGAGGCCTGTGGGTTGTTCCTCACCCACTCCTCCACTAAATCCATGGAAAGCtgcagaaaaaaaataattatattagaACATACTCCTATATTACTAAAAGAGAAACTAAGAGTATAAATAATGTTACCTGGTTTTCTGCTAATCCCATTTGAATAACTCCATTAGGATTCTGGGTGGGATGATAAGGATCGGAGTCGTAGGCCTTCCAACCGTCGAAAAATGCAGAGTTTTCGCCATGGCCGTCGTTGTTAGCAATCTTGGATAGAATCTGCTCCTGGTTTCTCAACATTGTTTTTTAGTCCAATGTCAAAAGGAATGATAGAAATGAAATAATGAACAGGTGTAAGTTTGTGAACTATGAGATGTGTTCGTGAGTAGAATGTGTAATGTACTAAGGTACGTGAATAGGGTCTATATATAGTTGTAGGAATTGTGATAGAATATGTAGTGATAATATTAAATTGAAGCTTCCTATGAAGGATACGCGAAGGGACTTGAAgatagaaaagaaagaaaataggagtatatatttaccTTCTACCAATAGATCCAATATTATATCAATGTCAtccatataaaataaaaaaaatataagtggTTAATTAATCCTAATGTTACGTTCAACTAAAGGTTTGTGCATGCAcattatcattttttctttatctaaaatataattttttatatatattggtAGCCACTTTGAACTTGAATCTAAAAACGCCTTTGATACACACATATTTTTGCCTATAGTACTATTAAGGCAACACATGAAATAAATTTAAGTCTTCGGCCATGAATAGGAGTTTCAGTTCATAATTACGACTATAAATAGTAAAGAGacttcatattctactaacgCATTTTACTCACATATCTTAAAACTAATATTCattccgtcccaagataagcgaagcATATCTTTTGGGCATgagatttaaggaattgatatttaaagagttaaagtAAAGACAGTAAAGCATGAGACAGAGAAAAGTAAAGaagtaaagagaaaataaagtaggtagagaataaagtaagcgagacgatttttttgctaaaaatgaaaatgactcaattatagtggtacatcccaaaaaggaatatgattCGCTTATCctgggacggagggggtatatacaagtgagactcattattccactaactttcttccacccactttttttaacatgtcttaaaacccgtgctgaaaagaaatgagactcctatctgcagacggagggagtatatacaagtgagaccaaTTATTCCACTAACTATCTTCCAACACTTTTTTTAACAtgtcttaaaactcgtgctgaaaagaaacaaGACTCATATAGCAAACGGAGAGAAAAACTCTTAATATTGTCAAACGGAGAGAAAAACTCTTAATATTGTCAAACCGCCAGCTCACTGTCATtaagtatattttaaaataatttcgGATACTAAATGACAAGACAACGTGTGCAAGGTAGGTTCCAAAAAGAGAACGAACCCGAGTTGTCCCGCAGAGGTTCACCTAATTCTAATAACGTCACATGACCCAGCCTCTTTAgcaaattcaattattttaatttatttaaggtCTTAATTTTTTATCAGGTTATTATTTAATCTTAAAGTCCGAAGACCATCTTGATcggtttataatttataaaggTTAAGCTAATTGGTTGGTAAATTGTACTTCCCTCCGTTCTATTCAGTTCCGTTCCTTAATATATATCTCACTTTCACTTGATACAAATTTTATGTAGTTGTATACAAAATTTATAATACAATATAATAGTTGTAAAATGGAGTTTTGGCTTAAAATTTGGGACGAGTGGATGATAGCAATAAGGAGTGGAGTAGAATTTATGTGATTTTGAATTTTCGGATACATAATTTGGTAGTATAAGATTAGCACTAcatatttcaattaaatataaCACCGTTACACCGTCGGATAGGTCCAGAAATCCATGCTGACTAGGCTCGTGGGCGTCtgagttgtaattttatttttgaaataaaaacgtagagataattaattttatgtaatatCAAACCAACaggaaattaaataaaaggGTACGCTTAGATAAATACTCATTATAATCGAAAACGTGTGGATCCCCTTGTCCCCGTTTGAGCAATTGCATACGAGTGTTTCGATCGATCTTATAATGACGTTTCAACTCTCGAATCTTGATAGAGGACAAGTGTGTTATTCTCTAACTTTAATTTGAGCTACTATcacattattatttatttattttaagagaAATCGTCGGTTTCAATTAATTGATctagttttgaattttttactttttgttttgatttcttTACCCTCTTTTCCTGGTTTATTCTATTCTAATTAATTGAAAGTGTTATTACGTTACCTATTTcaattctttttctcttttgttttgtgaaaaacaatttatttacttttctatTCATGTATTgttttattcaaataattaaaagttCTATAGTCTTTTAATACATCTTTTTCTTATCTTGTTTTATTAAAACAATGAATTTACTGTTTATGTTTAGTTTTACCCaaacaattgaaaaaaataaatgtattaCTATCTTTATGTTAGTTAAAGCAATTGAAAGATTAAATTTATGTTCTTCCTGAGTAACTATATACTTTCTTGTTTAGTTATTATATTCGCATTTATACTAGATATTCGTATTCAAGAGAATGAAAAGGATTGTCTGGATTTTAAAACTCCCATATTATTTATCGTACCTCAAATCAAAAATTTAGGATACGCCACTGCGGCGACCGTCCAAATACAAAAGGAGATAAACTTATGAGCTAGCATAATGGTAATgctcttttccttttttttcaatatattaaaaaaactcaAATAAAAAAGTGAGTAAACATGTTGATACAAGTATTTTTATGTTAGATATTTTAAGAATTAACATCTTTTCTATATTGTCTAAGATATGATTTGGTATTTGCacgtattataaataggatcaTATTAGCTTGacaattattttaaattgatgACTGATAATTATGTCAACAACATATGTTACTGatgtcaacacaaagacatacaTTTAGTTGACATGCATATCAACAGAAGACATATGTATGTCGACTACGTTTAGTTGACATACAAATGTCTTCATGTTGACATCCACAACATAGGTTGTTGACATAATTGTTAGTTATCAATTTAAGATAGTTATCAACCGATCATATCCctattataaatatatgtggatcatttcatattattcattcaagaaataacAAATTATATTTTTCCTTCACTTTATTTCAATTGCAATTTTCTGTTGGTCGACGGACTTTGCTTCCGCAACTTCCTTTCTTCATTCTACATTCTTTTAAGGGATTTAACCTTAACAATTCAAGTGGTTGTTGGTGGTGCTGCCATGGTTGCATATCCCCACTGACTGTACTGATTGTGGTCATCAGGAACCTGTCTAATGGGGGAATGTAATTGTTGCGCGGGTTGAGGGAGGTGGTATTggtgatacgctcggattttgcactgttttaaagCCAATATTTGAtctgttttgagtgtcaaagttgcattataTGTCCTTTATTTGTatgttttatctattttgatattttaccGTGTTTTGTGATAAATATGCAAACTAGAACTAAAAAGATAGCAAAAAGTCGAAGATGGAAATCTGGAGTATTTGAGCCAGCCAACGGCTCGCTGCACCTAAGCCAGCCACCGGTGGCCGCCATTGACCGCTGCCCCTATAGCGGCCTGCTTCGGAAAATAGAGGTGTAAAGATGAACACGTCCAGCAACCACTGAGTTAGATCCAGTAGCTACGGAGTGATTGCCAGtgaccgctgaaacaagtgcaaCAACCGCTGATCGAGATACAGAAGCAACGAAATAATTTGCAGCGACTGCTGGACaaagtgcagcggcccgctgggaaaacgcGGCGCACAAATTTGCCAtattttctctccaagactTACCATACTGTGCTGAAGATTTCCCATATTATGAGTCACGATTTTTAGAGCTATAAATACACCATCAAGCTTCATCAAAGGAACCTTTTGCTGCATAATTTTTAGAGCATAATATTTGAGAGTTCCTTCCACTATGATCATTGATTGAGGAGTTTGAAGAGTGGATTCAAGATTAcaagattcaacctttgggttctattgctttagttcttattttTTCTATGTTTTCCCTACAAACTATGTGTTTAGATTATTTCATTATGTGGGTTCTATTGGGTTCTATTGTTTAGATTATTTTTCTATGAATTCTAgagatgtgttagtaacgactttggtttatacagttcatatttatttaatatccgttttgttaaTTACTTTGCTTCTATTCAAGTGTTGGACAATGcttcatgtttgagtgacacattctatgATGATTTATTGATGTGCAatataatcgtgagaggaggtttgcAAGTTAGAAGAGATTAGTTGACATTACAATTAACTCCCCTTAAAACGGTTTTGTTAATTGAGAGCGAGAGCATTAGGTATATTAGGAGCCTTTAGGAGTTAtaaatctaggattgacgcccctagtgtCTGTGATCTACTTTGTGCCGCATGGACAATATTTACGTGACTCATCCTagtaaagtatgaattttgctagggtattgtagttggaacttgtataaaccataactgtgaaagcacatccctggaattctgtTATCTCATCTGTTTATCTCTTTGATTTTATCTGCaattgtgtttttgttttctttattttacaaattttacttttcaaaaccaaaaatctTTGTTTTTCCAAATAATAGAAGAACTTTTGTAGAAGGTAGACAATCTGTGATCGTTTCCCCTGtattcgatatccggtactgatctttagttatattatatatactctgtatacttgcgggtttatttagtgctaataaaaagtgcattaaTTGGTGATGGTGGCAACCGGCGTAGTCGTAGGACATGATGAGATGGTAATTCGGAGGAAAAGAtcacaatgaaagcaccaattgaaaAGGGGGGTGTTGTCCCTTATCAAGGATCGGCGGCGAGGATCTTGCTCGGCGATCGAAAAAGATGGCAGTCGCACGAAACAAGCCCATTGATCAAACCGCAAAAACAATACAGAATTGAAAGAAattgtgaaaataaaatagaaagataattgatatttcttgactgaatgtaaataataataatgtctCCTATTTGTAATACTAGCACCCTAACTTaatgaataagaaaataaatatatgagaaagatatggtaaatcaacaATAACCTAAGTAgaagatatggaagatatggTTTCATATCACATGTCTAACGTGTAAATTTCATAAACAAAAAAAGAGTCGAACAACAACAAACACTATTAAACAATCCACCAACAAAACACGTCACCAAAAAAAACTAGCACACTCGCCCACTAACAAAGG
Encoded proteins:
- the LOC121778735 gene encoding 1-aminocyclopropane-1-carboxylate synthase-like codes for the protein MLRNQEQILSKIANNDGHGENSAFFDGWKAYDSDPYHPTQNPNGVIQMGLAENQLSMDLVEEWVRNNPQASICTPEGASRFKDIAIYQDYHGLPEFRIAVARFMEKVRGNRVRFDPDRIVMSGGATGTQETLAFCLADPGDALLVPTPYYPGNDRDLTWRTGIELIPVVCDSSNDFKMTRDALETAYNKAQETNTKVKGLLLNNPSNPLGTVLDRETLSMAINFINDKNIHLICDEIYSATVFDEPGFISIAEILQESPDTNPELIHIVYSLSKDLGFPGFRVGILYSYNDAVVTCARKMSSFGLVSTQTQLLVASMLSDEEFMEKFLAESTARLCARRGTLRQGLAQMGVGILKGSAGLYCWMDLRRLLKAATFEAEMELWRVIVNDVRINVSPGASFHCSEPGWFRVCFANMDDETMRVALGRISKLVMQSNKNSESRKPCRRRSKLEISLSFRRLDEIMMSPHSPMTSPLVRART